One stretch of Nocardia mangyaensis DNA includes these proteins:
- a CDS encoding MerR family transcriptional regulator yields the protein MVPPHDNVPSAAQAVYAISVAAELTGLGVQTLRLYEQHGLLTPARSTGGTRRYSGDDLTRLHRITTLTGEGVNLAAVARILELEDTVARLRAERDRLRGESK from the coding sequence ATGGTCCCCCCGCACGACAACGTGCCGTCGGCAGCACAGGCGGTCTACGCGATCTCGGTAGCCGCGGAGCTGACCGGCCTGGGCGTTCAGACCCTGCGCCTCTACGAGCAGCACGGCCTGCTCACCCCCGCCCGCAGCACCGGTGGCACCCGCCGCTACAGCGGCGATGATTTGACGCGCCTGCACCGCATCACCACGCTCACCGGCGAAGGGGTCAATCTCGCCGCGGTGGCGCGCATTCTCGAACTCGAAGACACCGTGGCCCGCCTGCGCGCGGAACGCGATCGACTACGCGGCGAGTCGAAGTAG
- a CDS encoding CHAD domain-containing protein → MTIEAKAGDRVNATDEPPLASRMLARYLHTQRETIMDGQIAVHDDPDAVGDMVIAARRARCALSAYRPAVRHEPEVRRLIEELRWFGINVSAAHELRAQAARLHEAVDLLRPRYVRGPVRARMTNYFHTRTRPAWRAARDMFGSPRFPALIEDLMCEERLLNAGLVPGIDDSDNAVVLAALLERVRRRMRAVESARDEDGTDASMHDLRKALRRTRYYLESVHEMNPARSAQAADGLAAVQDLLGQNQDAAVAKQHLIQLTREAENAGESTFTYGLLLQREIDRTTICAAGLPAVYWRSLRAVRAMADVHADAPLD, encoded by the coding sequence ATGACCATCGAGGCCAAGGCCGGCGACCGTGTCAACGCTACCGACGAGCCACCGTTGGCGAGCCGGATGCTGGCGCGGTACCTCCACACCCAGCGCGAGACGATCATGGACGGGCAGATCGCCGTCCACGACGATCCGGACGCGGTCGGCGACATGGTGATCGCCGCCCGGCGCGCGCGGTGCGCGCTGAGCGCCTACCGGCCCGCGGTACGTCATGAACCCGAAGTGCGCAGGTTGATCGAGGAACTGCGGTGGTTCGGCATCAACGTGAGTGCCGCGCACGAACTGCGGGCCCAGGCGGCCCGGCTCCACGAAGCAGTGGACCTCTTGCGACCCCGCTATGTCCGTGGACCGGTGCGGGCCAGGATGACGAACTACTTCCATACCCGCACCCGCCCGGCCTGGCGGGCGGCCCGCGACATGTTCGGGTCGCCGCGGTTCCCGGCCCTGATCGAGGACCTGATGTGCGAGGAGCGCCTGCTGAACGCGGGTCTGGTGCCCGGCATCGACGATTCCGACAACGCGGTTGTCCTCGCCGCCCTGCTCGAGCGGGTACGTCGCCGCATGCGCGCCGTCGAGTCGGCCAGGGACGAGGACGGAACAGACGCGTCGATGCACGACCTCCGCAAGGCCCTGCGCCGTACCCGCTACTACCTGGAGTCGGTGCACGAGATGAACCCGGCGCGCAGCGCGCAGGCCGCCGACGGGCTGGCCGCCGTGCAGGATCTGCTCGGACAGAATCAGGACGCGGCGGTGGCCAAACAACACCTGATCCAGCTCACGCGAGAAGCCGAGAACGCGGGGGAGTCGACGTTCACCTATGGGCTGCTGCTGCAGCGCGAGATCGATCGCACCACCATCTGCGCGGCCGGGTTACCTGCCGTGTACTGGCGGTCTCTGCGCGCGGTGCGCGCGATGGCCGACGTCCACGCCGACGCACCGCTCGACTGA
- a CDS encoding MerR family transcriptional regulator, which translates to MQHPNNNSADGVSAADKLDDDDYPAYSMGRAAEILGVTQSFLRGLDAARLLTPQRSAGGHRRYSRYQLRIAARVRELVDAGNALEASCRIVILEDQLAEAQRINSDLQRELDDR; encoded by the coding sequence GTGCAGCATCCGAACAACAACTCCGCCGATGGCGTCAGCGCCGCGGACAAACTCGACGACGATGATTACCCCGCCTACAGCATGGGCCGCGCGGCAGAGATCCTCGGGGTCACCCAGTCGTTCCTGCGTGGCCTCGACGCCGCCCGGCTCCTGACGCCGCAGCGCTCGGCGGGCGGGCACCGTCGCTACTCGCGCTACCAACTGCGGATCGCCGCGCGCGTGCGCGAACTCGTCGACGCGGGCAACGCGCTCGAAGCGTCATGCCGCATCGTGATCCTCGAGGATCAGCTCGCCGAAGCGCAACGCATCAACAGCGACCTGCAGCGCGAACTCGACGACCGCTGA
- a CDS encoding PAS and ANTAR domain-containing protein yields the protein MTDRDESSRTERALVEQVVGVGDPLLVGRFRFRFGEREWEWSDEVAQMHGYPPGTVPTTELLLSHKHPEDRDRLEAMITSVEDGAAFTSRHRIIDTEGRVREVLVVSDILVDDDDDGTVIGTEGYYVDVTETADEYRREAIDNTLPGLVEARVLIEQAKGALMVTYGVNADQAFRVLRWRSQETNVKLRTIAERVVAELPRVSGNEVKLRTRLDHVLLTAHLEPGSLG from the coding sequence ATGACCGACCGAGATGAATCGTCCCGAACCGAACGTGCTCTCGTCGAACAAGTCGTGGGAGTGGGTGACCCGCTGTTGGTCGGTCGGTTTCGATTTCGATTCGGTGAGCGGGAGTGGGAGTGGTCCGACGAGGTCGCGCAGATGCACGGCTACCCGCCCGGCACGGTGCCGACCACCGAACTGCTGCTGTCGCACAAGCATCCCGAGGACCGTGACCGGCTCGAGGCCATGATCACCTCGGTCGAGGACGGTGCCGCGTTCACGAGCCGACATCGCATCATCGATACCGAGGGCCGGGTGCGAGAAGTGCTCGTCGTGTCCGACATCCTGGTCGACGACGACGACGACGGGACGGTGATCGGGACGGAGGGGTACTACGTCGACGTCACCGAGACCGCGGACGAGTACCGGCGCGAGGCGATCGACAACACGCTGCCCGGGCTGGTCGAAGCGCGGGTCCTGATCGAGCAGGCGAAAGGCGCGCTGATGGTGACCTACGGAGTCAACGCCGACCAGGCTTTCCGCGTCCTGCGATGGCGTTCGCAGGAGACCAATGTCAAGTTGCGGACCATCGCCGAACGGGTGGTCGCCGAATTGCCGAGAGTCTCCGGCAACGAGGTGAAGCTGCGGACCCGCCTGGACCACGTGCTGCTCACCGCACACCTCGAGCCGGGGTCACTCGGGTAG
- a CDS encoding beta-phosphoglucomutase family hydrolase → MRLENLPGPAGRTANGFGAVVFDMDGVVTDTAAVHAAAWQRLFDEVLPQLSNGETTGFDIDADYRRYVDGRSRADGIRCFLAARAITVPDGSAQDAPEELTVAGMAARKQDLFAAELARSGVRAFPDAAELLHRLRAARVPTALVTASANCAAVLDAAGLADAFTVRVDGAVARRDNLPGKPDPAMFLEAARRLQVAPIDAVVLEDATAGVQAAVEGGFGLVIGVDRVGSAARLAQVGADIIVTDLGDLALVSANVDPIPADSSRWCGGAVPASSGGWNLIYDDFDPGQEGTREALCATGNGYWASRGAMPGSRPDDVHYPATYLAGIFNRVTSTVGDHVIETEHLVNAPDWTFITLRHADGTVLRPGGPDLVGHHQNLNVRAGILTWIDRYEDGQGRQTTVTTRRFHSMADPYVAVLELTIQAQNWAGELVVESAIEGAVRNRNVAADAALNSHHLEAGTHRRLDDETVLHETRTTQSALTIATAARTRIDGELLDRRFLEDGSRAGLVATVRVGPDDPVLVEKVAVVSTSRDRGICTPGLAAADRIARAPGAAALRDAHVTAWVQLWDRFAIRLSEGHASSLALNLHVFHVLQAVHVLGTDVDVGVPARGLHGEGYRGHIFWDELFVFPMLTLRQPELTRTLLQYRFERLPRARDAARAAGLDGALFPWQSGSDGREETPTALFNERNGRWMPDHSRRQHHVGLAVAYSIWQYYQTTGDERFLIDVGAEIMIEVARAFAAMAVHDPIDDRFDIDGVMGPDEYHDGGPESRGHGLRNNAYTNVLAAWTLARACDVVRLLRGHDCASLWHRLQLRSDEPAHWDRVGRRLRVPFHRDGIISQFEGYEDLAEFDWDAYRARYDHIERLDLILDAEGDTTNRYKLSKQADVLMLFYLFSAEELRHVLERLGYSLPPDIVPRTVEYYLARTSHGSTLSRLAHAWVLARTDRAASWSLFARALEADLSDTQRGTTREGVHLGAMAGTADMVLRCYCGIETWHDVLRLHPVLPAELPEVEFTISYRGQPVTVSVTHTRVRLRLHPSAADPIRVDVEGIERVLEPGQTWEVPLAAGAASPDEGDDHDTG, encoded by the coding sequence ATGCGACTGGAGAATTTGCCGGGGCCTGCGGGCAGGACCGCGAACGGGTTCGGCGCGGTGGTCTTCGACATGGACGGGGTCGTCACCGATACCGCCGCGGTGCACGCTGCGGCATGGCAGCGACTGTTCGACGAAGTGCTGCCGCAGCTGTCCAACGGCGAGACCACCGGGTTCGACATCGACGCCGACTATCGGCGCTACGTCGACGGGCGCAGCCGCGCTGATGGCATCCGGTGCTTTCTCGCAGCCCGCGCCATCACCGTCCCCGACGGCTCGGCGCAGGACGCTCCCGAAGAACTGACGGTGGCCGGAATGGCCGCCCGCAAGCAGGATCTCTTCGCCGCCGAACTCGCCCGATCCGGCGTGCGCGCCTTTCCCGACGCCGCCGAACTGCTCCATCGGCTCCGCGCCGCCCGCGTGCCGACGGCGCTCGTCACCGCCAGCGCCAACTGCGCCGCAGTGCTCGATGCCGCCGGTCTGGCCGATGCGTTCACCGTGCGGGTCGACGGGGCCGTCGCGCGCCGCGACAACCTGCCCGGCAAGCCGGATCCCGCCATGTTCCTCGAAGCCGCTCGCCGACTGCAGGTGGCGCCGATCGACGCCGTCGTGCTCGAAGACGCCACCGCCGGCGTGCAAGCGGCCGTCGAGGGCGGATTCGGTCTCGTCATCGGGGTCGATCGGGTCGGATCGGCCGCCCGACTCGCCCAGGTCGGCGCCGACATCATCGTCACCGACCTGGGCGACCTGGCCCTGGTCTCCGCGAACGTCGATCCGATTCCCGCGGACTCCTCGCGCTGGTGCGGCGGCGCGGTCCCCGCGAGCTCGGGCGGCTGGAATCTGATCTACGACGACTTCGACCCGGGCCAGGAGGGGACGCGCGAAGCGCTGTGCGCCACCGGCAACGGGTACTGGGCCAGCCGCGGCGCGATGCCTGGTTCGCGGCCCGACGACGTCCACTACCCCGCCACCTATCTGGCCGGGATCTTCAACCGGGTCACCTCGACGGTGGGCGACCACGTCATCGAAACCGAACACCTGGTCAACGCCCCGGACTGGACGTTCATCACCCTCCGGCACGCCGACGGAACGGTCCTGCGGCCCGGTGGACCCGACCTGGTCGGCCACCACCAGAACCTCAACGTGCGCGCGGGCATCCTCACCTGGATCGACCGATACGAGGACGGCCAGGGCAGGCAGACGACCGTGACCACCCGACGTTTCCATTCGATGGCCGACCCGTATGTCGCGGTGCTGGAACTGACGATCCAGGCCCAGAACTGGGCAGGTGAGCTGGTCGTCGAGTCGGCGATCGAGGGCGCGGTGCGCAACCGCAACGTCGCCGCGGACGCGGCATTGAACTCCCACCACCTCGAAGCCGGAACCCATCGGCGGCTCGACGACGAGACGGTCCTGCACGAAACGAGAACCACCCAGTCGGCGCTGACGATCGCCACGGCCGCGCGCACGCGGATCGACGGCGAGCTGCTGGACCGCCGGTTCCTCGAGGACGGCTCCCGAGCAGGTCTGGTGGCGACCGTCCGGGTCGGCCCCGATGATCCGGTTCTCGTCGAGAAGGTCGCCGTCGTCAGCACCTCGCGCGACCGCGGCATCTGCACCCCGGGGCTGGCCGCGGCGGACCGGATCGCCCGTGCGCCGGGGGCCGCCGCGCTCCGCGACGCCCATGTCACCGCGTGGGTGCAGCTGTGGGACCGGTTCGCCATCCGGCTGAGCGAGGGCCACGCGAGCAGCCTGGCCCTCAACCTGCACGTCTTCCATGTCCTGCAGGCGGTACATGTCCTGGGAACCGATGTCGACGTCGGCGTTCCGGCCAGGGGCCTGCACGGCGAGGGCTACCGCGGGCACATCTTCTGGGACGAACTGTTCGTCTTTCCGATGCTGACCCTGCGGCAACCCGAGCTGACCAGGACACTGCTGCAGTACCGATTCGAGCGACTGCCACGAGCCCGCGACGCGGCACGAGCCGCCGGGCTCGACGGCGCGCTGTTCCCCTGGCAGAGCGGCAGCGACGGCCGTGAGGAGACGCCCACGGCGCTGTTCAACGAGCGCAACGGCCGGTGGATGCCGGATCATTCGCGCCGGCAACATCATGTCGGCCTGGCCGTGGCCTACAGCATCTGGCAGTACTACCAGACCACCGGCGACGAACGGTTCCTCATCGATGTCGGCGCCGAGATCATGATCGAGGTCGCCCGGGCGTTCGCCGCGATGGCCGTCCACGACCCGATCGACGACCGGTTCGACATCGACGGTGTGATGGGCCCCGACGAATACCATGACGGCGGTCCGGAATCGCGGGGCCACGGCCTGCGCAACAACGCCTACACCAATGTGCTGGCCGCGTGGACGCTGGCGCGCGCCTGCGATGTGGTGCGACTGCTGCGCGGCCACGACTGCGCGTCGCTGTGGCATCGACTGCAACTGCGGTCCGACGAACCGGCCCATTGGGATCGAGTCGGTCGCCGCCTGCGCGTGCCGTTCCACCGCGACGGCATCATCAGCCAGTTCGAGGGCTACGAGGATCTCGCCGAATTCGACTGGGATGCCTACCGCGCCCGCTACGACCACATCGAACGCCTCGACCTCATCCTGGATGCCGAAGGCGACACCACCAACCGCTACAAGCTCTCCAAGCAAGCCGATGTGCTGATGCTGTTCTACCTCTTCTCCGCCGAGGAGTTGCGTCACGTCCTCGAACGGCTCGGCTACTCGCTTCCGCCGGACATCGTTCCGCGCACCGTCGAGTACTACCTGGCCAGAACCAGCCACGGGTCGACTCTGAGCCGCCTCGCGCACGCCTGGGTGCTGGCCCGCACCGACCGCGCCGCGTCGTGGTCGCTGTTCGCCCGCGCGCTCGAGGCCGACCTGTCCGACACCCAGCGCGGCACCACACGCGAGGGCGTGCACCTCGGCGCGATGGCGGGCACGGCCGACATGGTGTTGCGCTGCTACTGCGGTATCGAGACCTGGCACGACGTGCTCCGGCTACACCCGGTGCTGCCGGCCGAACTGCCGGAAGTGGAGTTCACCATCTCCTATCGCGGGCAGCCGGTGACGGTGTCGGTCACCCACACGCGGGTCCGCCTGCGACTGCACCCGAGCGCTGCCGATCCCATCCGGGTCGACGTCGAGGGCATCGAGCGCGTCCTCGAGCCGGGGCAGACCTGGGAGGTGCCTCTCGCGGCCGGCGCCGCATCACCCGACGAAGGCGACGACCACGACACCGGATAG
- a CDS encoding Hsp20/alpha crystallin family protein — protein sequence MLMRTDPVRDLDRWTQQVFGTAARPAAMPMDAWRDGEEFVVEFDLPGIDPDSLDLDVERNVVTVRASRPALDADRSMIAAERPRGVFSRQLFLGESLDTDRIRADYRNGVLRLSIPVAEKAKPRKIEIARDREPQAIDA from the coding sequence ATGTTGATGCGCACCGATCCCGTCCGTGATCTGGACCGGTGGACCCAGCAGGTGTTCGGCACCGCAGCGCGGCCTGCGGCGATGCCGATGGATGCCTGGCGCGACGGTGAGGAGTTCGTCGTCGAGTTCGATCTGCCCGGAATCGACCCCGACTCGCTGGATCTGGACGTCGAACGCAATGTGGTGACCGTGCGCGCCTCGCGGCCCGCGCTCGACGCCGATCGGTCGATGATCGCCGCCGAGCGTCCGCGCGGCGTGTTCAGCCGTCAGCTGTTCCTCGGCGAGAGCCTCGACACCGACCGGATCCGCGCCGACTATCGCAATGGCGTACTGCGCCTGTCGATCCCGGTCGCCGAGAAGGCCAAACCCCGCAAGATCGAGATCGCCCGCGATCGCGAGCCCCAGGCCATCGACGCCTGA
- a CDS encoding catalase-related domain-containing protein, with amino-acid sequence MGCAEHASRTSDNESTAGDREPYSQPRMFYRGLTPGEQQHLADTFAFELGKCSTPMIRRRGLQMILNVDEQLADYVAGQLGLPVPTPNADRVEPPPSPASSPRRGTFPLDGRTVAVLVDDTTSATELEQARAALEQERVRPLLVAARGGEIAGVPVDRTFATMRSVEFDGALLLAGSVDPQVDLLIAELWRHGKAIAGVDVAGQAEGVCRHCSRPGHRVSHRRDRAGDLHRDLRLRLAPLRRTGGVRDRR; translated from the coding sequence GTGGGCTGTGCCGAACACGCGTCGCGCACCTCAGACAATGAGTCTACCGCCGGTGACCGCGAGCCTTACTCCCAGCCGAGGATGTTCTATCGCGGCCTCACCCCGGGTGAGCAACAGCATCTGGCCGACACCTTCGCCTTCGAACTCGGCAAGTGCTCGACGCCGATGATCCGGCGGCGCGGCCTACAGATGATCCTCAACGTCGATGAACAGCTCGCCGACTACGTCGCCGGGCAACTGGGGTTGCCCGTACCCACGCCGAACGCTGATCGTGTGGAACCCCCGCCGAGCCCCGCGTCGTCCCCGCGGCGCGGCACCTTCCCCCTCGACGGCCGTACCGTCGCAGTACTGGTGGACGACACCACGTCGGCAACGGAACTCGAGCAGGCCCGCGCCGCGCTGGAGCAGGAGCGTGTCAGACCATTGCTGGTCGCCGCGCGCGGCGGTGAGATCGCCGGGGTCCCGGTGGATAGGACCTTCGCGACGATGCGCTCGGTGGAGTTCGACGGCGCACTGTTGCTGGCAGGTTCGGTCGACCCCCAGGTCGATCTGCTCATCGCCGAGCTCTGGCGGCACGGCAAAGCGATCGCGGGCGTTGACGTGGCAGGGCAGGCGGAGGGTGTCTGTCGACACTGTTCCCGACCCGGACATCGAGTCTCCCACAGACGCGATCGTGCAGGTGACCTGCACCGCGATCTGCGGCTGCGACTTGCACCTCTACGACGTACTGGAGGTGTTCGTGACCGAAGGTGA
- a CDS encoding universal stress protein, with amino-acid sequence MNTTIVLVFAAFWIATGVVTGLWMIRRGHDPLWMLVALAFGPLFVPIALERVERSPRLAAAGAGEVPTSPSSRPDGPRVLVGLDGSPQSEQVLATTLWLFGHGFGMLVLAEVVHYDATMDASGREVDAAKQRLAAAAAVAGELGVVVHFEVLAGPAGEALRRFAEDQEMDVLVVGRRGGGLSTRLLGSVSSDLVHHSPVPVLVVEPARSPATKDSPSPTHPV; translated from the coding sequence ATGAACACGACGATTGTCCTCGTCTTCGCCGCATTCTGGATTGCCACCGGTGTGGTGACGGGATTGTGGATGATCCGCCGCGGACACGATCCGCTCTGGATGCTGGTCGCGCTGGCGTTCGGGCCACTGTTCGTGCCCATCGCGCTGGAACGAGTGGAACGCAGCCCCCGGCTGGCCGCAGCGGGGGCAGGGGAAGTGCCGACATCGCCATCGAGCAGACCGGACGGGCCGCGGGTGCTGGTCGGCCTGGATGGGTCGCCGCAGTCGGAACAGGTGCTGGCCACGACGCTGTGGTTGTTCGGACACGGATTCGGGATGCTCGTACTTGCCGAGGTCGTTCACTACGACGCCACCATGGACGCTTCCGGGCGCGAAGTCGATGCCGCCAAGCAAAGACTGGCCGCGGCGGCCGCGGTGGCGGGTGAGCTCGGGGTCGTCGTGCACTTCGAGGTGCTCGCCGGGCCTGCGGGGGAGGCGTTGCGGCGGTTCGCCGAGGACCAGGAAATGGACGTGCTCGTCGTCGGTCGACGCGGCGGGGGATTGTCGACGCGGCTATTGGGAAGTGTGTCGTCGGATCTGGTCCACCATTCACCGGTGCCGGTGCTCGTCGTCGAACCAGCACGCAGTCCTGCCACTAAGGACTCGCCCTCACCTACCCACCCGGTATGA
- a CDS encoding cation:proton antiporter, giving the protein MEQLQAFPLVAIILAIAAVAGLVAVRLRQPLIVAFIGVGILVGPAGTGWVDADSTIELLARMGIAILLFLVGLRLDLHLIRSTGPVALATGLGQVVFTSVFGYLIAIALGMDSVTALYVAVALTFSSTIIIVKLLSDKRELDQLHGRIAVGFLIVQDIVVVLVMIALTAFGQPTSDNLSVSIAVTLGKGLGLLVGIGVLMRYVLPWLLHHIARSQELLVLFGVAYAVSVAAFSEWLGFSSEVGAFLAGVSLAPTAYRDALGARLVSLRDFLLLFFFLDLGAKLEFSNATQQITEAVVFSVFVLVGNPLIVIVIMSAMRYPVRVGFLAGLTVAQISEFSLILAALGLSLGHITNATVSLITVVGLITIGGSTYLIMYSHQIYQRIHRWIAFFERTRTKPDEPHDAGADTDVILYGLGRFGSHLADRLTRTGHRVLAIDFDPHTIATTDGTGAAAVFGSAEDVHFLEHLPLAGARVVISTIPVRETNLVLLRNLRHHQYNGTIVLTAHSRHDTDQLRAAGADIVLEPFTTAATTIADALHQLIVTGEHPPRDDRRGPR; this is encoded by the coding sequence GTGGAGCAGCTGCAGGCGTTCCCGCTCGTCGCGATCATCCTCGCCATCGCCGCCGTGGCCGGGCTGGTGGCCGTTCGCCTGCGGCAACCGCTGATCGTCGCGTTCATCGGCGTCGGCATCCTGGTCGGCCCGGCTGGCACCGGATGGGTCGACGCCGACAGCACGATCGAACTGCTCGCCCGGATGGGTATCGCGATCCTGCTGTTTCTCGTCGGTTTGCGACTGGACCTGCACCTGATCCGCAGTACCGGCCCGGTCGCCCTGGCCACCGGGCTCGGTCAGGTCGTGTTCACCTCGGTATTCGGCTACCTGATCGCGATCGCGCTCGGCATGGACAGCGTCACCGCGCTGTATGTGGCCGTCGCCCTCACCTTCTCGTCCACGATCATCATCGTCAAACTGCTGTCGGACAAACGCGAACTCGACCAGCTCCACGGGCGCATCGCCGTCGGCTTCCTCATCGTCCAGGACATCGTGGTGGTCCTGGTGATGATCGCGCTCACCGCGTTCGGGCAGCCCACCAGCGACAACCTGTCAGTGAGCATCGCCGTGACGCTGGGCAAAGGCCTCGGTCTGCTCGTCGGCATCGGGGTGCTCATGCGGTATGTGCTGCCGTGGCTGTTGCACCACATCGCACGATCGCAGGAACTGCTCGTCTTGTTCGGCGTCGCCTACGCCGTCTCGGTCGCCGCGTTCAGCGAATGGCTCGGGTTCAGTTCCGAGGTCGGTGCCTTTCTCGCCGGCGTGTCCCTCGCGCCCACTGCCTACCGCGACGCCCTGGGCGCCCGGCTGGTGAGCCTGCGCGATTTTCTCCTGCTGTTCTTCTTCCTCGACCTCGGCGCGAAACTGGAGTTCAGCAACGCCACCCAGCAGATCACCGAGGCCGTGGTCTTCTCGGTGTTCGTGCTGGTCGGCAACCCGCTCATCGTGATCGTGATCATGAGTGCCATGCGGTACCCGGTCCGCGTCGGCTTTCTCGCCGGACTCACCGTCGCCCAGATCTCCGAGTTCTCGCTCATCCTGGCCGCGCTCGGGCTCAGCCTCGGCCACATCACCAACGCCACGGTCAGCTTGATCACGGTCGTGGGGCTGATCACCATCGGCGGCTCGACCTACCTGATCATGTACTCCCATCAGATCTACCAGCGCATCCACCGCTGGATCGCCTTCTTCGAGCGCACCCGCACCAAGCCCGACGAGCCTCACGACGCGGGGGCCGACACCGACGTGATCCTCTACGGACTGGGCCGATTCGGCAGTCATCTGGCCGATCGGCTCACCCGGACCGGGCACCGAGTGCTCGCGATCGACTTCGATCCCCACACCATCGCCACCACTGACGGTACGGGTGCTGCCGCGGTGTTCGGCAGCGCCGAGGACGTCCACTTCCTGGAACACCTGCCACTGGCCGGCGCCCGGGTGGTCATCAGCACGATCCCGGTCCGGGAGACCAACCTGGTGCTGCTGCGCAACCTGCGCCATCACCAGTACAACGGCACGATCGTGCTCACCGCCCACAGCCGGCACGACACCGACCAACTCCGTGCCGCCGGCGCCGACATCGTCCTCGAACCCTTCACCACCGCCGCGACCACGATCGCTGACGCGCTTCACCAACTCATCGTCACCGGGGAACACCCTCCTCGGGACGATCGCCGAGGACCGAGGTGA
- a CDS encoding Acg family FMN-binding oxidoreductase has protein sequence MKRGLPDDTTVQAALALAGRAPSVHNVQPWRWRIADHSIHLYLDPQRALPVTDPDHRDIVISCGAALHHLAVALAALGRAPVIHRIPDPAEPNHLAALTLVPRRPTALDIELSTSIGRRRTDRRHYTSWPIPSGYLGLFSERAAAHGAVLRRIEDRESVQAAFRAASRVHANDHAYRFELAMWSGRPGSVDGVPARNTVLPNVADEFPTREFAAAGLTDPATQPDYAELLLIGTSADDRVSRLRAGEAISSVLLTATGIGLATCLLTEPLELADQRATIRAELLHDTAHPQAMLRVGWAPTSGEVLPETPRRPLGDLLLIDDEVPR, from the coding sequence ATGAAACGCGGATTGCCCGACGACACCACCGTCCAGGCGGCGCTGGCGCTCGCCGGGCGTGCGCCGTCTGTGCACAACGTCCAGCCGTGGCGCTGGCGCATCGCCGACCACAGCATCCACCTCTACCTGGACCCCCAACGCGCGCTGCCGGTGACCGATCCCGACCACCGTGACATCGTGATCAGTTGCGGTGCGGCGCTGCACCACCTCGCGGTCGCGCTGGCGGCACTCGGTAGGGCGCCGGTGATCCACCGGATACCGGACCCCGCCGAGCCGAACCACCTGGCCGCGCTGACATTGGTGCCCCGTCGGCCCACCGCGCTCGACATCGAACTCAGCACCTCCATCGGCCGCCGCAGAACTGACCGGCGCCATTACACCTCCTGGCCGATTCCGTCCGGATACCTCGGCCTGTTCAGCGAACGGGCCGCGGCACACGGGGCCGTCCTGCGCCGGATCGAGGACCGGGAATCCGTGCAGGCCGCCTTCCGTGCGGCAAGTCGGGTTCACGCGAACGACCACGCGTACCGGTTCGAGCTCGCGATGTGGTCGGGCAGACCCGGCAGCGTCGATGGTGTGCCCGCGCGCAACACCGTGCTACCGAACGTGGCGGACGAATTCCCAACCAGGGAGTTCGCGGCAGCGGGACTCACCGATCCGGCGACCCAGCCCGACTACGCCGAGCTGCTCCTCATCGGCACCTCGGCCGATGATCGAGTGTCGCGGCTACGAGCAGGCGAAGCGATCAGCAGTGTCTTGCTGACGGCCACCGGGATCGGGCTCGCCACCTGCCTGCTCACCGAGCCGCTCGAACTGGCCGATCAGCGCGCCACGATCCGCGCGGAACTGTTGCACGACACCGCCCACCCCCAGGCGATGCTGCGGGTCGGCTGGGCACCCACCAGCGGCGAAGTCCTGCCGGAGACGCCACGGCGTCCGCTCGGTGACCTGTTGCTCATCGACGACGAGGTGCCGCGGTGA